The sequence ATGAAGAAATATTGGTTGCTTCATTTGTTGTGTCAAGTGCTTTTTTATAAAAGTAATAAGCAACAATTGCAATGATCCATGCAAGAATAAATAAAATTATTCCTAAAGCAACAAGGCCTCCTTTTGCACCACCCATAATTGAGAAGATGCCAAAAATCGTACTAACTCCGCCAAAAGCAATTATTACACCACTTATAATTGCTAAAATAACTGCAATTATAAAACTTGAAATAATTTCTGTTCTTCCTGTTGCATCAGCAATTTTTTTATAACCAAGATAAAGAAGAACAAAACCTATAATTGAAACAATCCAACCAACCTTTGGAATAACAACACCTAAAAGAGATAAAATTGAACCAACTCCACCTAAAATTTTTGCTTCTCTTATATTCATAATATTCCTCCTTAAATTTTATTTAAAATAAGGAGACAAAATTTTCACCAGAAAATCTTGCTCCTTTAAGTGCTTCTCCACACTTACACTTTTCTCTTTTAAGTGGTATATCTTTAATTATATTTACAATTAAAGTTTTTAGTTTTTCTAAATTTTCATTAAATATTTTAATTACCATCTCGTGAGAAACTGGTTCTACACTTCCCTCTGCAACAAGACCAACATCATAATCAGTTACAACTGAAATATTTAAAAAGCACATTTCAAGTTCTCTTGCAAGAACAACTTCAGGGTATTGTGTCATATTTATAACTTCCCATCCCATTGATGTAAACCATTTACTTTCTGAAACTGTTGAAAATCTTGGTCCTTCGATTACAACAACTGTTCCTTTATCATGATGTGGAAATCCAAGTTTTTTTAGATTTTCAATTGCAATTTCTCTTAATTCACTGCAATATGGTTCAGCCATAGATATATGAGTTGTAATTGGTCCATCATAAAATGTTGAAACTCTACCGCTTGTTCTATCTACAAACTGATCACATATAACAAATTCACCAACCTTAATGTGAGGTTGCAAACTTCCACAAGCATTTGGTGCAATAATTCTTTCAACTCCCAATTTTTTCATTGCCCAAAGATTTGCCCTATATGGAATTTTATGAGGTGGGTATTCATGATTTTTTCCATGTCTTGGTAAAAAGGCAACTTTTTTTCCTTCAATTTCAACAATTCCAATTGAACTAGAAGGAGAGCCAAAAGGTGTTTCAACTATAACTTCTTTTACATTATCAAAGAATTTATAAAAACCAGTTCCTCCAAAAACTCCAATATCAACTTTTTCCATCTAAACCTCCTTATGAATTTTAAATTTACAATCTTATTATAACAATTTAAATTTTTGGAACTTTTGCTTCTCCTAATTCAAATATGTTTATTGTGTAAGATATCATACTTCCATCTTGAAAAGACATAATAGCGTTAATTTTTGTTGGATAGTTTTTATATTTTCCACTATTTATAGCCCAAATTTCATATAAAAATTTTGTCTTCTCGTTTTGATAATTTGCCTCTCCTGAATATTCATATTTTATTGTTTGATAGTTATTTATTTTTTCAGTACCAACTCTTTTTAAAGAATATTCAAGTGAGCCTTGAGGTATTTTTATTTTCTCATTAAATTCTTCTTTAATTCCATCAACAAGTTCATTAATCATTGAGTGAAAACTTTCAGAAAGACTTCCAACTTCTTCTCTTTTCATTTCATAAAAATCTTCTTTTTCTCCATATCTTATTTTTGCTGTTTTTTCATCTGTGAAAATTTCAGCATAAAGTTTTCCTGTATAAAGATTAACAACTTTCATATACTCTTTTTTTCCAAAATTTTCTGTTATAAGTTCTATCTTTTGGTCATTTTTCCCTTCTTTACCTCTATATTCAGCAATTACATGAAAACTTTCTATTTCAGAATAATTCTTAATCTCTTCAAATTCACTCTTCTTATTTAAAACCACTTTAACCTCTCTTTTTTCTCCTTGAGATATGTCAATAGTCTCTTCAAAATCTTCAAAGCCCTCTTTTGTTATCTTTAAATTATAAGAACCTTTTTCTATTTTTGAAAATGTATATTTTCCTTGTGAATCACTCTTTCCACTTTTACCATCGAAAGTTATATTTGCATCTTGAATTGATGTTCCATCAATGTCTTGAATTGTAACTATTATATCTGAAGTTTTTGTCTCTTTTTTACAACCATAAAAAGTTATGAAAATAATTATAAGGAATAAAATTAACAGGAAATTAATTTTTTTCATAGAAATTTTCCTCCTTTTTTATTTGATTATAACTTGTTATAATTGAAAAGTAAACAAATTTTGAAAGGAGATAACATGAAAAAAATCTTTTTGATTTCCCTCATTCTCCTTATATCACTTTTATTTCTTATAAAAAGTGATGTAAGAAGTTTAAGTGAAAAGAAAGTCATAAAACTTCAAATTGGAAACAAACTTGCTTATGTAGATGGGAGTCAGCTGCCTCTTGATGTTCCACCTCAAATTTTAAATGGAAGAACAATGGTTCCAGTAAGATTTATAAGTGAAGGTTTAGGTGCAGAAGTTGGATGGGATGGAGCAACAAAAACTGTAACAATAACAATGGATTCAATTGAGTATCTTAAAAATCAAATTAATAATTTTAAAGATGAATTAAATAAGAAAGAGACTTCATTAAAAGAAAAAGATGATAAAATAGAAGAACTTCAAATAAAAGTTAATAATTTAGAAAATACAAAAGTAAGAGTTACAAAAGTTGTTACATTTAAAAACCTTGTTGATAATAAGTGGAGTGATTTTACTGATACATTTAAATCATCTGATGATAATGTTTATACTGGAATATCTATTAATTTATTAGAAGATGCAAAATTTAATCTTCAAATAAATCTTTATGACCCTTATGGAACACTTCTTTATACAGGAAAGTGGGATAATCAAGATTATAAAAAAGGAAGTACATGGAACTATTGGTATAGAGTTCCAATTAAAAATTTTCTTGTTGGTGGAATTCCTGGTGTTTGGAAAGCAAAGGTTCTAATTGATGGAAAAGAGAGTGGATTTGTAAAATTTAACATTGTTAAAGATGAGACATATAAAGTAACAAAAGCAGAAATTTTTGAGGCAGTGACATGTAAAAGTGCTTCAGAAGGAAACCCTCAAAATATAACCCAAAAATTTTCAAAACAAGATGAAAGAGCGATAGTTTTTATTAGATTTAAAGGCAAAATTGAATCAGGATTTAGAATAAAATTTTCTTTTTATCAGCCAGATGGCAAATTTTATACTGATGCAAAAGTTGACATAAAATCAATAAAACCTGATGAAGAGAGTTGGGCTTGGGGTTCAATTAAAATTAAAGGTTTTACTCCAGAAAATCTTCCTGGTGAATGGAAATGTAAAATATTTTTTGATGATGATTTGGTAAAAGAGTTAAGTTTTATAATAGAGTAGTTTAGAAAGAGACAAAACCTTTTCCTTTTAGAGTTATTGCTCTGACTATTCTTTTATCATAATTTGCTTCAATAGGTGTGACCTCTGCCTTAAGAGAAATAAGGTTTTCAAGAGGTCCACCTATTATTTTTTTACCCAAAATTTCTTGAACTTGAAAAATACCTGAAGAATTACTCATTTCAATTACAATTTCAATTGGCTTATCTTCTCCTTTTAAAATTAATACTCTCTCAATTGCAAGTGCAGAGATTGTGTGAATTGATAAACTTCCAAGGTCATAAGCCATCCTTCCTCTTCCTTTTGTCATATCTGTTGCATCTCCTATTCCAACTAA is a genomic window of Caldisericia bacterium containing:
- a CDS encoding S-methyl-5'-thioadenosine phosphorylase, with translation MEKVDIGVFGGTGFYKFFDNVKEVIVETPFGSPSSSIGIVEIEGKKVAFLPRHGKNHEYPPHKIPYRANLWAMKKLGVERIIAPNACGSLQPHIKVGEFVICDQFVDRTSGRVSTFYDGPITTHISMAEPYCSELREIAIENLKKLGFPHHDKGTVVVIEGPRFSTVSESKWFTSMGWEVINMTQYPEVVLARELEMCFLNISVVTDYDVGLVAEGSVEPVSHEMVIKIFNENLEKLKTLIVNIIKDIPLKREKCKCGEALKGARFSGENFVSLF
- a CDS encoding carboxypeptidase-like regulatory domain-containing protein, giving the protein MKKINFLLILFLIIIFITFYGCKKETKTSDIIVTIQDIDGTSIQDANITFDGKSGKSDSQGKYTFSKIEKGSYNLKITKEGFEDFEETIDISQGEKREVKVVLNKKSEFEEIKNYSEIESFHVIAEYRGKEGKNDQKIELITENFGKKEYMKVVNLYTGKLYAEIFTDEKTAKIRYGEKEDFYEMKREEVGSLSESFHSMINELVDGIKEEFNEKIKIPQGSLEYSLKRVGTEKINNYQTIKYEYSGEANYQNEKTKFLYEIWAINSGKYKNYPTKINAIMSFQDGSMISYTINIFELGEAKVPKI
- a CDS encoding DUF996 domain-containing protein, which codes for MNIREAKILGGVGSILSLLGVVIPKVGWIVSIIGFVLLYLGYKKIADATGRTEIISSFIIAVILAIISGVIIAFGGVSTIFGIFSIMGGAKGGLVALGIILFILAWIIAIVAYYFYKKALDTTNEATNISSFKTGGLLMFIGAILMIIAIGFILIIIGRVFEIIAFFSLPDTI
- a CDS encoding copper amine oxidase N-terminal domain-containing protein; the encoded protein is MKKIFLISLILLISLLFLIKSDVRSLSEKKVIKLQIGNKLAYVDGSQLPLDVPPQILNGRTMVPVRFISEGLGAEVGWDGATKTVTITMDSIEYLKNQINNFKDELNKKETSLKEKDDKIEELQIKVNNLENTKVRVTKVVTFKNLVDNKWSDFTDTFKSSDDNVYTGISINLLEDAKFNLQINLYDPYGTLLYTGKWDNQDYKKGSTWNYWYRVPIKNFLVGGIPGVWKAKVLIDGKESGFVKFNIVKDETYKVTKAEIFEAVTCKSASEGNPQNITQKFSKQDERAIVFIRFKGKIESGFRIKFSFYQPDGKFYTDAKVDIKSIKPDEESWAWGSIKIKGFTPENLPGEWKCKIFFDDDLVKELSFIIE